A stretch of Desulfobacter hydrogenophilus DNA encodes these proteins:
- the greA gene encoding transcription elongation factor GreA, protein MDQIPVTKQGFAALKKELEKLKTVDRPEIIKAIEVARAHGDLSENAEYHAAKERQSFIEGRIGELSYKIGSAKVIDPASVGKDVIRFASRVLVENLDTEEEQEYMIVGEDEADIKKGKISVSSPLGSALIGKELGDEAVVQAPGGKRVYEVVNIL, encoded by the coding sequence TTGGACCAGATACCTGTAACAAAACAAGGTTTTGCAGCCTTGAAAAAAGAACTGGAAAAATTAAAAACCGTGGATCGTCCTGAGATAATCAAAGCCATTGAAGTGGCCAGGGCACATGGAGACCTGTCTGAAAATGCCGAATACCATGCTGCAAAAGAACGCCAGTCTTTTATTGAAGGCAGGATCGGTGAGCTTTCCTATAAGATCGGAAGCGCCAAAGTAATCGATCCTGCCTCTGTGGGTAAGGACGTGATCCGGTTTGCCAGCCGCGTTCTTGTGGAGAACCTGGATACCGAAGAAGAACAGGAATACATGATTGTCGGTGAGGATGAGGCTGATATTAAAAAAGGTAAAATTTCTGTCTCTTCCCCCCTTGGTTCGGCCTTGATCGGAAAAGAATTGGGCGACGAGGCTGTTGTTCAGGCACCGGGCGGAAAACGGGTTTATGAGGTTGTTAATATCCTTTGA
- a CDS encoding phosphatidylserine decarboxylase family protein encodes MDKSKWPAKAVLPIAMPGVKYVVAAILVTGMFFYFGYLKTGGLALLITLFITWFFRDPERRVPEGKDLLVSPADGRVIVVERIARCEYMDEPCWKVSIFMNVFNVHVNRIPFSGMIEKVQYHPGKFVNASFDKASVHNERNALVIRTDDGRRYVCVQIAGLIARRIVNCVKIREQVHKGDRYGMIQFGSRLDLYLPMGFDIRVSPGDKTSAGSTIIGRMC; translated from the coding sequence ATGGACAAATCTAAATGGCCGGCAAAGGCAGTGCTTCCCATTGCCATGCCAGGCGTCAAATACGTTGTTGCAGCCATCCTTGTTACGGGGATGTTTTTTTATTTTGGATACCTGAAAACAGGTGGGCTTGCACTGCTGATTACGTTATTTATTACTTGGTTTTTCAGGGACCCTGAACGTCGGGTGCCGGAAGGCAAAGATCTTCTGGTCTCACCGGCAGACGGGAGGGTAATTGTTGTAGAACGCATTGCCCGGTGTGAATACATGGATGAACCCTGCTGGAAGGTCAGTATTTTCATGAATGTATTCAATGTTCATGTCAATCGTATCCCGTTTAGCGGAATGATTGAAAAGGTTCAATATCATCCGGGTAAGTTTGTAAATGCATCTTTTGATAAAGCAAGTGTTCACAATGAGCGCAATGCGCTGGTAATAAGAACGGACGATGGCCGTCGTTATGTATGTGTTCAGATCGCAGGGCTGATTGCCCGGCGTATTGTTAACTGCGTGAAAATCCGCGAGCAAGTTCACAAAGGCGACCGGTACGGTATGATTCAGTTCGGATCCCGTTTGGATCTTTATCTACCCATGGGCTTTGACATACGTGTTAGCCCCGGTGATAAAACAAGTGCCGGAAGTACTATTATTGGCAGGATGTGCTGA